The window CGCAAGACCGGCACGACCTACTTCCAGCAGATCGGCTCGGTGGACATCTACACGCCGGCGCTGGGCAGCACGCCGCCGCTGGACCTGGGCATGTCCATGCCGATGGACATCGAGGATCGCAACCGCTGGACCAGCATCTACGTGCAGGATCAACTGGCCCTGGGCCAGGGCGTCTTCCTGACCGCCGCGTTGCGGCACGACCGCACCAGCGCCATCTACGCCGCCCCGGGCACCGAGCCCAACAAGGCTTCGTTCACCACGCCACGACTCGGTGCGGTCTGGCAGTTCGCCTCCAACCAGTCGATCTACGCCCAGTACCAGGACGCCGTGTCCGCCAACAACGGCCGGGACACGGTGACCGGGGCCGCTCTCAGCGCCGAGCGCGCCAGGCAGTTCGAGATCGGCCACAAGATCGACTGGCTCGACGGCAAGCTCAGTTCGACCCTTGCGGCGTACGAGCTGACCAAGCGCAACCGTGGGGGCTCGGTCCCGGTCGCGACGCCGCCCTTCTACAACACCGTCACGGTGGGCGAAGCCCGCTCCCGTGGCGTCGAATGGGATCTTTCGGGGCAGGTCTCACGCAGTCTGTCGCTGATCGCCTCCTATGCCTACACCGACACCCGCGTGCTGGTCGATCCGACCTACCAGGGCAAGAAGCTGGCCAACGTGGCGCGGCATACCGGCAGCCTCTGGGCGCGCTACGCCATCGACAGCCAGTGGAGCACGGGTGCCGGCGTCTTTGCACAAGGTCAGCGCCAGGGCGATACGGGCAATACCTTCCAGCTGCCGGGGTACGGACGGGTCGACGCCATGCTCGCCTACCGCTTCGCGCTGCAGGATGCCCGGGCCGCGCTGCAGTTCAACGTCGACAACGTGTTCGATCGCAAGTACTACACGGGCAGCCATCAGTTCGTGGCCGACTGGGTCAAGCTGGGGTCACCGCGGACAGTCAAGGCGACGCTGCGGCTGGATTACTAGGAGAAACTCGCAATGCTGCATCGCCTAGCGCCGCCGCTGCTGGCCATCGCCCTGACCGGCTGCGGCGACCGTGCCGTGCCCGAGGTACAGCCGCCGCCGATCGAGAGGCCCTCATCGGCAGCCGACGCCGAGTCGAGGGCCAGCCTGCCCGCGCAGATCACGCCCGACAACCACTCGATGGTCATGGATGCCATCCTCGGCAAGCCCAGGCATGCGGTGGGCCAGATCGGCATCCTGGTCTACGACGGCGTCAACGACCTGGACTTCATGGGCCCCCGCTACGTGCTGGGGCAGACCGGCGCGAACACCCGCCTGATCGGCCTGAAGCCCGGCCCGATCAAGACCGTGACGGGCGTCCAGGTGGTGCCCGACGCGGTCATCGACGAAGTCACCCGGCTCGATATCCTGATCATCCCCGGCGGCTTCACCGGCACGATCGAGGCGGCTTACGACGACCGGGTGCTGGACTGGATCCGCACCATCGACAAGGGGACGATCTACACCGGGGCGATCTGCACGGGTGTCTGGATCCTCGGCGCCACCGGTCTGCTCGAGGGCCGGCAGGCCGTCTCGCACTGGTACCGCGAGGAAGAGTTCCTCCGGAAGTACAAAGCCATCCCGGCGAACAAGCGCTACACGCACGATGGCAAGTACTGGACATCGGCCGGCGTGACCGCCGGCATGGACATGTCTCTCGCCCTGCTGAATGACAACTGGGGCGAGCGCTACACGCAGGGCGTGATGCTGGACATGGAGTACGACCCGGCGCCCCCCATCCAGGGCGGGAGCCCGGCGAAGACCAGCTGGCTCGTCGAATGGATGCTGAAGACGATGTACGACGCCGGCGTCGACCCGCTCATCGACCGGCTCGAGAAGCAACGAAGTGACAGAGCCGCCTTGAAATGACGACCATGCCTCACCAGAACTCCGAGGCAGCAACCCAGGAGACCCTCGATGACATCCATACCGTTGAAACTCGCCGCGGCGGCCTTGTGCATGACCGTGCTCGTCGGGCCGGCCACGGCCGCCGACAGCACGGACCAGCGCCACGTGCGTGAGGTGCTGATGAGCACCTTCGACAAGCCCGAATCCCGGCTGCAGGTCGACCCCGTCGTCGTGCAGGGCGATCACGCGATTGCCGGCTGGACGCAGGGCGAACGTGGCGGGCGCGCTCTGCTGCGGCGCCATGGTGGCGCCTGGCAGATCACCGCCTGCGGCGGCGACGGGCTGAAGGACGCGACGACACTCGTCGACGCCGGCATCCCGGCGGCTGAAGTAAAAACCCTGGTGCAGACCCTCGGCGCCGCGGAAGCCCGGCTTCCGGCCGCGCAGCGCGCCAAGTTCTCCACCTTCGACGGACTGATGCGCATGAACGCGCAGGGAACGCATTCGCATTGAAGCCGACGCCCACGCGCAAGCGTTGCGTGGGATCTTGAATCCAACCTACCGAAAGGATCTGCCATGCATGTCAAACCCTCCATCGCCGCCGCACTGTTGTGCAGTGCCCTGGCCACTGCCGCGTCGGCCCAGGTCGCCATCCAGGACGCCTGGGTTCGCGCAACGGTACCGCAGCAGAAGGCCACGGGCGCCTTCATGCAGCTCACCGCGGCGCAGGACAGCCGGTTGGTGTCGGTCCAATCGACCGTCGCGGCCCTGGTCGAACTGCACGAGATGACCATCCAGGACGGCGTGATGAAGATGCGCGAGATCCCGGGACTGGCCCTGCCGGCAGGCAAGGCCGTCGACCTGAAGCCCGGCAGCTATCACGTCATGCTGATGAACCTCAAGCAGCAGATGAAGGCCGGTGACAGCGTGCCGCTCACGCTGGTGTTCGAGGACAAGACCGGCAAGCGCGACACCGTAGAGGTCAAGGCCGAAGTGAGGGCGCTCGGGACCCAGCCGGCGAAGCAGGACGGGCACGGCGGTCACAAGCATTGAGCCTGGGGCCGCGGTGCGCCTCGTCAGTCGGGGATCTGCGGCTCCACCAACTGGGCCAGCTGGGCGAGCGATTCCTGCCAGCCCAGGTAGCACATCTCGAGCGGAATGACCTCGGGGATGCCCGCCTGCGTGATGCTCACGTCGGTGCCGCAGAGCACCGGCTTCAGCGACACGGTCACCTCCATGACACCGAGCAGGTTGGGGTCGTCGAACGTGTCGGTGTAGCGGATCCGCTCGTTCGGCACCAGCTCCAGGTACTCACCACCGAACGCGTGGCTGTTGCCCGACGTGAAGTTGCTGAACGACATGCGGAAGCTGCCGCCGGCGCGCGCCTCCAGGTGGTGGACCTTGCACGTGAAGCCGTACGGAGGCAGCCACTTGCTCAGGGCATCGCCGTCGAGGAAGGCGCGGTAGACCTTCTCGGGCGGGCTGCGGAGAACGCGGTGAAGGCGGACGGTGTGGTCGGACATGGGGTGACCTCGTTGGCTGCGTTGGGGTAGATCGGGCGCAGAGGCAGCGAAGGATAAACAACAACGAGCCTCCGCGCCTCCGAACCCACGACGAACCGGCGTTCGTCCGCTCGACATCTGGCCCGGCACGCGTACAACGCCGAAGCTGCGGTCGGAAGTGGGCCGGCATCACCCGCCGGGATGGGCGCCACCGTGCGCTGAACGGCGTCCGAGTGCCAGCAACGCCCAGCCCAGCACGAGAAAAGTGCCGAAGATGCCCGCCGCTTACAGCGCGACCCCACCGTAGCCGCCCAGAGAACGGACCAATTGTCTTTTCTGCCCAAGGAACACCCAGGATCTCAGCGAGCTGACGGGCTGATGCCGCTTGATTGCGAGCAGAGACTATGGCGTGATCAAGCTCAATGGCCATGATGAATCCTCTCGGCAAGCGCTCCTGTGGCGCCCAACGATTGAGCTGAGCGGGCCGGTGGAGATCGGCCTCGAGCGAAGGGTTAGGCCGCAACTCTTGAGCCAACTACCGGCGGACCTTTAAGGCCTGCACCACTGCTCTTCGCAGGGGA is drawn from Methylibium petroleiphilum PM1 and contains these coding sequences:
- a CDS encoding DJ-1/PfpI family protein; its protein translation is MLHRLAPPLLAIALTGCGDRAVPEVQPPPIERPSSAADAESRASLPAQITPDNHSMVMDAILGKPRHAVGQIGILVYDGVNDLDFMGPRYVLGQTGANTRLIGLKPGPIKTVTGVQVVPDAVIDEVTRLDILIIPGGFTGTIEAAYDDRVLDWIRTIDKGTIYTGAICTGVWILGATGLLEGRQAVSHWYREEEFLRKYKAIPANKRYTHDGKYWTSAGVTAGMDMSLALLNDNWGERYTQGVMLDMEYDPAPPIQGGSPAKTSWLVEWMLKTMYDAGVDPLIDRLEKQRSDRAALK
- a CDS encoding copper uptake system-associated protein encodes the protein MTSIPLKLAAAALCMTVLVGPATAADSTDQRHVREVLMSTFDKPESRLQVDPVVVQGDHAIAGWTQGERGGRALLRRHGGAWQITACGGDGLKDATTLVDAGIPAAEVKTLVQTLGAAEARLPAAQRAKFSTFDGLMRMNAQGTHSH
- a CDS encoding copper chaperone PCu(A)C; this encodes MHVKPSIAAALLCSALATAASAQVAIQDAWVRATVPQQKATGAFMQLTAAQDSRLVSVQSTVAALVELHEMTIQDGVMKMREIPGLALPAGKAVDLKPGSYHVMLMNLKQQMKAGDSVPLTLVFEDKTGKRDTVEVKAEVRALGTQPAKQDGHGGHKH
- a CDS encoding SRPBCC family protein, with protein sequence MSDHTVRLHRVLRSPPEKVYRAFLDGDALSKWLPPYGFTCKVHHLEARAGGSFRMSFSNFTSGNSHAFGGEYLELVPNERIRYTDTFDDPNLLGVMEVTVSLKPVLCGTDVSITQAGIPEVIPLEMCYLGWQESLAQLAQLVEPQIPD